A DNA window from Deltaproteobacteria bacterium contains the following coding sequences:
- the tatC gene encoding twin-arginine translocase subunit TatC produces MSDKKLPLTAHLEELRKRLIYSFLAIGVAFALCYAFIKPIVEILMRPLVQILPQGSTLVFTAVPDAFFTYLKAAFLAGIFFSSPFILYQIWAFVSPGLYQREKKYIFPYLIVSSVFFVGGAFFCYYIVFPVVFRFFLSFASETIRPLPAIKDYLAFTIKLLLAFGLLFQWPALILFLARMGVVSSSILSRNRKYAVLVIFVAAAVLTPPDLVSQLLLAGPLLAMYEGSIWIAKFFGKKEEKAEKEEEK; encoded by the coding sequence ATGTCTGATAAGAAACTCCCCCTTACCGCGCACCTGGAGGAACTGCGCAAGAGGTTGATTTATTCCTTCCTGGCCATCGGCGTAGCTTTTGCGCTTTGTTACGCTTTTATTAAACCGATCGTAGAAATCTTAATGCGCCCCCTCGTCCAGATTTTGCCCCAGGGCAGCACGTTAGTTTTTACCGCCGTTCCCGATGCTTTTTTCACTTATTTGAAAGCAGCGTTCTTGGCCGGGATCTTTTTTTCTTCCCCTTTTATTCTTTACCAGATCTGGGCTTTCGTCTCCCCCGGACTTTACCAGCGGGAAAAAAAATACATTTTCCCTTATTTGATCGTTTCTTCAGTCTTCTTCGTTGGCGGTGCCTTTTTCTGTTACTATATTGTCTTTCCGGTGGTCTTTCGTTTTTTCCTAAGCTTCGCCTCCGAAACGATCCGCCCGCTCCCAGCCATCAAGGATTACCTCGCTTTTACCATCAAACTTCTCCTGGCCTTCGGCCTGTTGTTCCAGTGGCCAGCATTGATTCTTTTTTTAGCACGCATGGGGGTCGTTTCATCCTCGATCCTTTCCCGAAACCGAAAATATGCTGTCCTGGTCATTTTCGTTGCTGCAGCTGTTCTAACGCCCCCTGATTTGGTTTCCCAGCTCCTTTTGGCTGGGCCGCTGCTGGCCATGTATGAGGGGTCCATCTGGATAGCTAAATTCTTTGGCAAAAAGGAAGAAAAAGCGGAAAAAGAGGAGGAAAAATAA
- a CDS encoding phosphoribosylaminoimidazolesuccinocarboxamide synthase, with product MTTGILLTTEIQEIPLAHRGKVRDIYDLGKHLMIVATDRISAFDVVLSNGIPHKGRVLNQISAHWFQTLETIVAHHMVTTQLEKFPGLPQPIAKLLAGRAMVVKKAKPLPVECIVRGYLSGSSWNDYQEKGSISGIALPPGLKESAKLEIPLFTPSTKAEVGNHDENIDFSATVKILGKELAEEIRSVSIRVYQQATALAEKRGILIADTKFEFGLDEDGKVLLIDEALTPDSSRFWPLEGYTPGGPQKSFDKQFVRDYLLSIRWDKKPPAPNLPEDVVRKTSEKYIEVYQRLTGKALAI from the coding sequence ATGACAACCGGAATTTTGTTGACTACGGAGATTCAAGAGATCCCGTTGGCTCATCGCGGTAAAGTAAGAGACATCTATGACTTAGGGAAACATTTGATGATCGTGGCCACAGACCGAATATCCGCCTTCGACGTGGTGCTATCCAATGGAATTCCCCATAAAGGCCGGGTGCTCAACCAGATTTCCGCTCACTGGTTCCAGACCCTGGAGACCATTGTAGCCCACCACATGGTGACTACCCAATTGGAAAAATTTCCAGGCCTTCCTCAGCCCATTGCAAAGTTGTTAGCCGGACGGGCCATGGTCGTGAAGAAAGCAAAGCCGCTGCCGGTAGAGTGCATCGTCCGGGGATACCTTTCAGGGTCTAGTTGGAATGACTACCAGGAAAAGGGTTCGATCAGCGGCATTGCGCTACCGCCGGGGTTGAAAGAATCCGCGAAGCTGGAAATCCCCTTGTTTACCCCATCGACAAAGGCGGAAGTGGGAAATCATGATGAGAACATCGATTTTTCGGCTACGGTAAAGATATTGGGGAAGGAGTTGGCAGAAGAAATCCGTTCGGTGAGCATTCGAGTGTACCAACAGGCTACCGCTCTGGCCGAGAAGCGGGGGATCCTTATTGCCGATACCAAGTTTGAGTTCGGGCTGGATGAAGACGGGAAGGTTCTGCTTATCGACGAAGCCTTAACTCCGGATTCCTCCCGTTTCTGGCCGCTGGAGGGATATACTCCCGGAGGGCCGCAGAAAAGTTTCGACAAGCAATTTGTCCGGGATTATTTGCTGTCCATCCGTTGGGACAAGAAGCCCCCGGCACCGAACCTTCCGGAGGATGTCGTGCGGAAGACTTCGGAAAAGTACATAGAAGTTTATCAACGGCTTACAGGAAAAGCTTTGGCCATATGA
- a CDS encoding histone deacetylase yields MARTGIVQDNRYMDHVANSYHPESQERLQVVYKMMQEPDLQGKLVEIQPRMATDEELELIHVRRYIQLVASTAGRDFTMLDPDTYACSQSYVTAKLAAGGTLVAAEKVIKGELDNAFALIRPPGHHAESNRAMGFCLFNNVAIAAGYAIKTHNVKRALIIDWDLHHGNGTQHSFYERADVLYFSSHQFPYYPGTGYINEMGSGAGKGFTVNVPLQAGPGDAEYMKVFEEILEPIALEYKPEIVFVSAGFDIYYQDPLGGMQVTPAGFANLAKIVLEFARKTCNGKVVFVLEGGYHLNGLRDSIKEVLKTMQGEILAEGRDEKIRGMVDSQMIDPVIRKVKEAQKPFWKNL; encoded by the coding sequence ATGGCGAGAACAGGAATCGTGCAAGACAACCGATACATGGATCATGTAGCGAATTCTTACCACCCTGAATCCCAGGAGCGGCTGCAAGTGGTTTACAAAATGATGCAAGAACCTGACCTGCAAGGAAAGTTGGTAGAAATTCAACCCCGGATGGCCACGGACGAAGAGCTGGAGCTCATTCACGTCCGCAGGTATATTCAGCTGGTGGCCTCTACTGCGGGTCGCGACTTTACCATGCTCGACCCCGATACGTATGCTTGCTCCCAATCCTATGTCACCGCAAAATTAGCTGCTGGAGGGACGCTGGTAGCGGCGGAAAAGGTTATCAAGGGGGAGCTGGACAATGCTTTTGCCTTGATTCGGCCTCCAGGGCATCATGCCGAATCCAACCGGGCCATGGGGTTTTGCCTTTTTAACAACGTAGCCATTGCCGCTGGATATGCCATCAAAACCCATAACGTAAAAAGAGCCCTGATTATCGACTGGGACTTGCATCACGGAAATGGCACTCAGCATTCTTTTTATGAGCGAGCGGACGTACTGTATTTCTCCAGCCATCAGTTTCCCTATTATCCTGGAACGGGATATATAAACGAAATGGGGAGCGGGGCCGGAAAAGGGTTTACGGTTAACGTCCCCCTCCAGGCCGGACCGGGAGATGCTGAATATATGAAGGTTTTCGAAGAGATTCTGGAACCCATTGCTCTGGAATATAAACCAGAAATTGTGTTTGTCTCTGCAGGCTTTGACATTTATTACCAGGACCCGTTGGGGGGCATGCAGGTGACTCCCGCGGGGTTCGCCAACCTGGCTAAAATTGTGTTAGAATTTGCCCGAAAGACCTGTAACGGGAAAGTGGTCTTTGTCCTGGAAGGGGGATACCATTTGAACGGATTGAGGGATTCGATTAAGGAAGTTTTAAAGACTATGCAGGGAGAGATTCTTGCTGAAGGAAGGGACGAGAAGAT